The nucleotide window GCAGGATGGTGTACTTGCCCTGGTCAAGCAGCTTTTCCAGGGCGCGCAGCTTATAGACGTCGTACAGGGCGGGCGTCATCTTGGGGTGACGCTCGTACAGCAGGGAGCACCACCACATGGACAGGGTTTCGCCGGCCTTGAGGTGCGTGTGCAGCTGCCAGCCGGAAATGGACATGCGGCCCATGTCATAGGCCCAGCGCATATGCTCGTCCCGGATGGCCCTGAGCTGACTGTGCATGAGCGAGGGAATGGAAAACTGGCCTTCGGGCACGTCCCAGCGGTTCCAGTGGGCTACATCGGTGGGGGTACCGTCCCGGTATTCCGGGGGAAGGCTGGTCTTGTCAACAAGCAGGGTAAGTTCTTTCATAGGCTCTCCTTCTGAAAAAGGCGGTCCGTCTGGGCGCCCCTTCAGGGGGGTATCAGGCACGGGCGGACAGCGCCGCGGCTATGGATGCCGTGAACGGCGGCTGTAGTATGCCTTTTTCCGTGATAATGCCAGTGATATACCGTGCGGGGGTCACATCGAAGGCAAAATTGTAGACGGGCACGCCCTCGGGGCAGACCGGCCGGCCACCCAGCTGGCGTACTTCATCGGCCGGGCGCTCCTCGATGGGAATGGCGCTGCCGTCGGCAGTCTGCACATCAATGGTGGAGAGGGGAGCAGCCACGTAGAAGGGAATGGCAAAGGCCTGCGCCAGCATGGCCACGCCGCAGGTGCCGATCTTGTTGGCCGTATCGCCATTGGCAGCGATGCGATCGGCCCCCACCACCACGGCATCCACCATGCCCCGGCCCATGAGCAGGGCGCAGGCATTGTCGCAGGCCACGGTAACGGGAATGTGGTCGCGTTGCAGTTCCCAGGCGGTGAGGCGCGCCCCCTGCAGAAAGGGGCGGGTTTCGTTGGCAATGACCCGGATGTGCTTGCCGGCCTCCACGGCGGCGCGGATGACGCCCAGGGCCGTGCCGTAGCCCGCTGTGGCCAGTGCCCCGGCATTGCAGTGGGTCATGACGGTCTGGCCGTCGGCCAGCACATGCTGCCCCGCCTGCCCCAGGGCGCGGCAGGTGGCCACATCCTCGCGCTGCATGGCGTGGGCCTCGTCCAGCATTCTGGGCAGCAGCTCGGCAGCGGAAAGCTGGGAATGCTGCTGCCAGCAGCGGCGCATGCGCTCCACGGCCCAGTGCAGATTCACGGCCGTGGGCCGGGCATGGGCCAGCAGGTCCAGGGCCTGGGCATAGGCGGTCTGCCAGGGCGTGCCGGGGGCCTGCTCCACCAGGCGGGCCAGCGCCAGCACGGCGCCGAAGCCGGCGGTCACGCCGATGGCCGGCGCGCCGCGCACGACCATGGTCCTGAGGGCAGCAATGACCTCCGCAACCGTGCGGCAGACAACGATGCGTTCTTCCGTGGGCAGCAGACGCTGGTCCAGCAGGTGCAGTTCCTGGCGGGCATCATCAAAGCGGATATGATCTTCCATGGATTCCTCGGCAAAAAACAAAGAGAGGGGCCGTGTGCCGGACACTGGGAACAGGCGTTTCAGCATATCCCACAAGGTGCCGGCTGGTAAAGGGGCCTTTACAAGGGGCCGCAGGGCTGGCTAAGGTATAGTCCGGCAGGCCGGACGTGGTGTCCTGTGGTGGCCTGACGCAATGCGGCGGAGCGCCGCCCCTGGAGTACAAATATAATGACGGAACAGTGCAGCAAGCCGCTGGTCATCGGTCTGGCCGGCTTCGGTACCGTGGGTGGCGGTCTTGCCCGCCTTCTGGAAGAGAATGCCGACCTCATCCGCCAGCGTACCGGGCGGGACATGGTGGTGAAAAAGGTGCTGGTGCGCAATGCCGGCAAGGCCCGCAGCGTGGCCCTGCCGCGGGGGGCGCAGCTGACCACCAATCCGGCGGACCTGACGGATGATCCCGAAATCGACGTGCTGGTGGAACTCATGGGCGGCATCGAGGCCGCCGGCAGCATCATTGACCGGG belongs to uncultured Desulfovibrio sp. and includes:
- the mtnA gene encoding S-methyl-5-thioribose-1-phosphate isomerase yields the protein MEDHIRFDDARQELHLLDQRLLPTEERIVVCRTVAEVIAALRTMVVRGAPAIGVTAGFGAVLALARLVEQAPGTPWQTAYAQALDLLAHARPTAVNLHWAVERMRRCWQQHSQLSAAELLPRMLDEAHAMQREDVATCRALGQAGQHVLADGQTVMTHCNAGALATAGYGTALGVIRAAVEAGKHIRVIANETRPFLQGARLTAWELQRDHIPVTVACDNACALLMGRGMVDAVVVGADRIAANGDTANKIGTCGVAMLAQAFAIPFYVAAPLSTIDVQTADGSAIPIEERPADEVRQLGGRPVCPEGVPVYNFAFDVTPARYITGIITEKGILQPPFTASIAAALSARA